A region of Pyxidicoccus parkwaysis DNA encodes the following proteins:
- a CDS encoding TonB-dependent receptor domain-containing protein: protein MNSSERLARLLFTLAALPGVVGAQAPPAATSEPRAVEVDVQATDAGTAVSSDDASRLGLEADGGAVWLQPPTLVTDSPAAWPGGFQGATSDVKLLLVVDEHGAVTEAKVAEPSVYEPLNEAARTAALGLRFTPALMAGRPVGVRIHFSYHFEPPAGLASTTARIHGEVRARGTRRLLKDAALFVDGGEEPAALVDEQGRFELEVPAGTHHFLVRAPGHQPFTFEESVIPGQSLEVVYRLQPAVVNPYETIVRDDKPRTEVTRISLHAQELREVPGTQGDPFRVIMLMPGVASVASGLGYPVVRGGQPAATGYFLDGVRVPMLYHLLLGPAVIHPDFIDTIDFYPGSPPVQYGRVLGGAVEGRLSRPREDRLHATAYADLINAGGFIEYPFEKTGTSISVAGRYSYTGLLIPVAYAIFNNEEDNPLHAGFWDYQLRVEQKVGEGRLRLFALGSSDDAGEDSGNYEGGLGGTIVSRFHRVDLRGTHPVAGGEGELGVTVGLDEVGLVGRETMHQPGQEGLVKVVTGEYGLDQLTFSARAGWKRRLSDAVEVQLGGDVEHRRVATTITGSARPPGWRPTDEAHPLKQPSSLGTFAGAFTSVNWRPSERWLVVPGARVDVYHLVPGIQQVAVEPRLTVRHQLTEKLTLKGGAGLFHQPPTILLHLPAMDVSGLRYGLQKGAQFDVGAEWKAREGLELSADAFYNPLSRTVEFDVKQVLENRQRRGLLREDPAASGYAYGIDLMARHPLGGNWFGWVTYSFIQSKRHKRFARYNDDTTVREMAEADLAFAFEQAHVFNAALSYKLDNNWTVGTVLHFNTGRPESGEISSVTQREVRTSDNYFSWVRKDADQVQRLAPFFRVDFRAARSWSMQDFNLEAYLDILNLSLQQEVYAYEYTRKAGKLHRESKGLPVIVPMLGLKGSY, encoded by the coding sequence ATGAACTCCTCCGAACGACTCGCACGCTTGCTCTTCACGCTGGCGGCACTGCCGGGCGTCGTGGGCGCCCAGGCGCCTCCCGCAGCCACCAGCGAGCCCCGCGCGGTGGAGGTGGATGTGCAGGCGACGGATGCGGGCACCGCCGTCTCCTCCGACGACGCTTCCCGCCTGGGGTTGGAGGCGGACGGCGGCGCGGTGTGGCTGCAGCCGCCCACGCTGGTCACCGACTCGCCCGCCGCGTGGCCCGGGGGATTCCAGGGCGCCACTTCCGACGTGAAGCTGCTGCTCGTCGTCGACGAGCACGGCGCCGTCACCGAGGCGAAGGTCGCGGAGCCCTCCGTGTACGAGCCTCTCAACGAGGCCGCGCGGACGGCCGCCCTGGGCCTGCGCTTCACCCCCGCGCTCATGGCGGGCAGGCCCGTCGGCGTGCGCATCCACTTCAGCTACCACTTCGAGCCGCCCGCCGGGCTCGCGTCCACCACGGCCCGCATCCACGGCGAGGTGCGTGCCCGGGGCACGCGCCGTCTGCTGAAGGATGCCGCGCTCTTCGTGGACGGAGGCGAGGAGCCGGCCGCGTTGGTGGACGAGCAGGGCCGCTTCGAACTCGAAGTCCCCGCGGGCACGCACCACTTCCTGGTCCGCGCGCCGGGCCACCAGCCCTTCACCTTCGAGGAGTCGGTGATACCGGGGCAGTCCCTCGAGGTGGTGTACCGGCTCCAGCCCGCCGTGGTGAATCCCTACGAGACGATTGTGCGGGATGACAAGCCGCGCACCGAAGTCACGCGCATCAGCCTGCACGCGCAGGAGCTTCGCGAGGTGCCCGGCACACAGGGCGACCCGTTCCGGGTCATCATGCTGATGCCCGGAGTGGCCAGCGTCGCGTCCGGCCTGGGCTACCCGGTGGTGCGTGGTGGTCAGCCCGCGGCCACCGGCTACTTCCTCGACGGCGTGCGCGTCCCCATGCTGTACCACCTGCTGCTCGGGCCCGCCGTCATCCACCCGGACTTCATCGACACCATCGACTTCTATCCGGGCTCGCCGCCGGTGCAGTACGGGCGCGTGCTGGGCGGCGCGGTGGAGGGGCGCCTCTCGCGGCCCCGTGAGGACCGGCTCCACGCCACCGCCTACGCGGACCTCATCAACGCGGGCGGCTTCATCGAGTACCCCTTCGAGAAGACGGGCACCTCCATCTCCGTGGCGGGCCGCTACAGCTACACCGGGCTGCTGATTCCGGTGGCCTACGCCATCTTCAACAACGAGGAGGACAACCCCCTTCACGCCGGCTTCTGGGACTACCAGCTCCGCGTGGAACAGAAGGTGGGCGAGGGCCGGCTGCGCCTCTTCGCACTGGGCAGCTCGGATGACGCCGGTGAGGACTCCGGCAACTACGAGGGCGGACTGGGCGGCACCATCGTCTCGCGCTTCCACCGCGTGGACCTGCGCGGCACGCATCCCGTGGCGGGCGGCGAGGGCGAGCTGGGCGTCACGGTGGGCCTGGACGAGGTGGGGCTCGTGGGCCGGGAGACGATGCATCAGCCGGGGCAGGAGGGACTCGTGAAGGTCGTCACGGGGGAGTACGGCCTGGACCAGCTCACCTTCTCGGCTCGTGCGGGCTGGAAGCGGCGCCTGTCGGACGCGGTGGAGGTGCAGCTTGGCGGAGATGTGGAGCACCGGCGCGTGGCCACCACCATCACCGGCTCCGCGCGGCCTCCGGGCTGGCGGCCCACGGATGAGGCGCATCCGCTCAAGCAGCCCTCGTCGCTGGGCACCTTCGCCGGCGCCTTCACGTCCGTGAACTGGCGGCCCTCCGAGCGGTGGCTGGTGGTGCCCGGCGCGCGCGTGGACGTGTATCACCTGGTGCCTGGCATCCAGCAGGTCGCCGTGGAGCCGCGTCTCACCGTGCGCCACCAGCTCACGGAGAAGCTCACGCTCAAGGGCGGCGCGGGGCTCTTCCACCAGCCGCCCACCATCCTGCTGCACCTGCCGGCCATGGACGTGTCGGGCCTGCGCTACGGCCTGCAGAAGGGCGCGCAGTTCGACGTGGGCGCCGAGTGGAAGGCGCGCGAGGGATTGGAGCTGAGCGCGGACGCCTTCTACAACCCGCTGTCGCGCACGGTGGAGTTCGACGTGAAGCAGGTGCTGGAGAACCGGCAGCGGCGGGGCCTGCTGCGCGAGGACCCGGCCGCGAGCGGCTACGCGTACGGCATCGATTTGATGGCGCGCCACCCGCTGGGAGGCAACTGGTTCGGCTGGGTGACGTACAGCTTCATCCAGAGCAAGAGGCACAAGCGCTTCGCCCGGTACAACGACGACACCACGGTGCGGGAGATGGCGGAGGCAGACCTGGCTTTCGCCTTCGAGCAGGCGCACGTCTTCAACGCGGCGCTCAGCTACAAGCTCGACAACAACTGGACGGTGGGCACGGTGCTGCACTTCAACACCGGCCGGCCGGAGTCCGGCGAGATTTCCTCCGTCACCCAGCGCGAGGTGCGCACGTCGGACAACTACTTCTCGTGGGTGCGCAAGGACGCGGACCAGGTGCAGCGACTGGCGCCCTTCTTCCGCGTGGACTTCCGCGCCGCGAGGTCCTGGTCCATGCAGGACTTCAACCTGGAGGCCTACCTGGACATCCTCAACCTCTCCCTGCAGCAGGAGGTGTACGCGTACGAGTACACGCGCAAGGCCGGCAAGCTGCATCGGGAGTCCAAGGGGCTGCCCGTCATCGTTCCGATGCTGGGTTTGAAGGGGAGCTACTGA
- a CDS encoding heavy metal-responsive transcriptional regulator, translating into MSTRASPPRPDVASTLRISELATAAGVGIPTLRFYERKKLLPAPRRTQSGYRVYEPRHVTRVRFIRRAQELGFSLREVGALLAMSDRRVPSNTEVERFASEKVQAIDKRVKDLQRMKRAILKLMAEGFCGTEVECPVIASLGDAPPAIRPARRARS; encoded by the coding sequence ATGAGCACTCGCGCTTCTCCGCCGCGACCTGACGTCGCCTCCACGCTTCGCATCAGCGAGCTGGCCACCGCCGCGGGCGTCGGCATCCCCACCCTGCGCTTCTACGAGCGCAAGAAGCTGCTCCCCGCGCCGCGACGCACGCAGAGCGGCTACCGCGTCTACGAGCCCCGGCACGTCACGCGCGTGCGCTTCATCCGCCGCGCGCAGGAGCTGGGCTTCTCCCTGCGCGAGGTGGGCGCGCTGCTGGCCATGTCGGACCGGCGCGTGCCCTCCAACACCGAGGTGGAGCGCTTCGCCTCGGAGAAGGTCCAGGCCATCGACAAGCGGGTGAAGGACCTCCAGCGCATGAAGCGCGCCATCCTCAAGCTGATGGCGGAGGGCTTCTGCGGCACCGAAGTGGAGTGCCCCGTCATCGCCTCGCTCGGAGACGCTCCTCCAGCGATTCGCCCGGCCCGACGCGCGAGGAGCTGA
- a CDS encoding LysE family translocator — MDLTLWATFAVTMFVLAITPGPAVLLVISQAMSRGFRAGMGAALGVQAGNAVYFFISAAGLGAALATSPIAFNVIRYAGATYLVYLGVRTILGARASLSLEQRPRPALWNSGFAQGFVKQLANPKSILSFGSLLPQFIHPERDAVTQFAVYGLTCVVVEVPVLAVYAWLGVAGGKVSSSARAIVWRERLAGAALVSVGAVLATMHGVA, encoded by the coding sequence ATGGACCTCACCCTCTGGGCCACCTTCGCAGTGACGATGTTCGTCCTCGCCATCACGCCGGGACCGGCCGTGTTGCTGGTCATCTCGCAGGCGATGTCGCGCGGCTTCCGCGCGGGAATGGGCGCGGCACTTGGGGTGCAAGCGGGCAATGCGGTCTACTTCTTCATTTCCGCCGCGGGCCTGGGCGCCGCCCTGGCCACCTCGCCCATCGCCTTCAACGTCATCCGCTACGCGGGCGCGACGTACCTCGTCTACCTCGGCGTCCGCACCATCCTCGGCGCCCGGGCGAGCCTGTCCCTGGAGCAGCGCCCCAGGCCCGCGCTGTGGAACAGCGGCTTCGCGCAGGGCTTCGTGAAGCAGTTGGCCAACCCCAAGTCCATCCTGTCCTTCGGCTCGCTGCTGCCCCAGTTCATCCATCCGGAGAGGGACGCCGTCACGCAGTTCGCCGTGTATGGCCTCACCTGCGTCGTGGTGGAGGTGCCGGTGCTGGCCGTCTACGCGTGGCTCGGTGTCGCGGGCGGAAAGGTGTCCAGCTCCGCGCGGGCCATCGTCTGGCGCGAGCGGCTGGCCGGCGCCGCCCTGGTCTCCGTGGGCGCAGTGCTGGCCACGATGCACGGCGTGGCCTGA
- a CDS encoding CotH kinase family protein: MDESPGPAPDSGQPDAGSPLPEEGTDSGTPDASVDAGTPPGETDAGTPDAGTPPPKPTVCAPTAGDARWVQEGETVTATVTCGTGLTGADVRFTVDNLPANASFDAATATLRWTPTRTQAAVWNLVLRESSTGETGTLKVGVAPNIVASDKVTFSDAATYTEEYGLPVFHLSFDGSLTSGGYRPAQIVYRGRRYEIEAQYRGATSSVFPKRSLTFKFKDEDLFSEPAFGDGFKDRKRVVLITSFNDNSYLRPRLAFDLWNRMAEDHVKIHTFSAVLYMNGRFMGVYTVADHVDKRLMAAHGISKDADLFKAVDNDANFSRLAHDGTPKSKLSQGFEKKEGTPQEGWPHDFDTLDAFTAFVADSDAATFRTGFPQRAKASDYEDWWIFNTLILGTDSQGKNAYHVYDPAAGGPWRFVPWDLDASLGQNFDTTRSSPTARLTFAEDNLLFARILSEPSIAGPMRERYRKLLRDELKLETVLSLIDGYVKETAPAAKRDWAKWGPKYKSFASPTEPPENGYANFPNWHARTDFNEYEGEVEYVRQWVKTRWPALQQQLP; encoded by the coding sequence GTGGATGAATCTCCGGGCCCCGCTCCCGACAGCGGCCAGCCCGATGCGGGCAGCCCGCTCCCGGAAGAAGGCACCGACAGCGGGACGCCGGACGCGAGCGTGGACGCGGGCACGCCTCCCGGAGAGACGGACGCCGGCACACCCGACGCGGGGACGCCACCGCCAAAGCCCACCGTGTGCGCGCCCACCGCGGGTGACGCCCGCTGGGTGCAGGAAGGCGAAACCGTCACGGCCACGGTGACGTGCGGCACGGGCCTCACGGGCGCGGACGTGCGCTTCACCGTGGACAACCTCCCTGCAAACGCGAGCTTCGACGCGGCCACCGCCACGCTGCGCTGGACGCCCACGCGGACCCAGGCTGCGGTGTGGAACCTGGTGCTGCGCGAGTCGAGCACCGGCGAGACGGGCACGCTGAAGGTGGGCGTGGCGCCGAACATCGTGGCCTCGGACAAGGTGACCTTCTCAGACGCGGCCACGTACACCGAGGAGTACGGGCTGCCGGTGTTCCACCTGTCCTTCGACGGCAGCCTCACCTCCGGCGGCTACCGGCCCGCGCAAATCGTCTACCGGGGCCGCCGCTACGAAATCGAGGCGCAGTACCGGGGCGCCACCTCCAGCGTGTTCCCCAAGCGCAGCCTCACCTTCAAGTTCAAGGACGAGGACCTGTTCAGCGAGCCCGCCTTCGGAGACGGCTTCAAGGACCGCAAGCGCGTGGTCCTCATCACGTCCTTCAATGACAACTCGTACCTGCGCCCGCGTCTGGCCTTCGATTTGTGGAACCGGATGGCCGAGGACCACGTGAAGATTCACACCTTCAGCGCGGTGCTCTACATGAACGGCCGGTTCATGGGCGTCTACACGGTGGCGGACCACGTGGACAAACGGCTGATGGCCGCGCACGGCATCTCCAAGGACGCGGACCTCTTCAAGGCCGTGGACAACGACGCCAACTTCTCGCGGCTGGCACACGACGGCACGCCCAAGTCGAAGCTGAGCCAGGGCTTCGAGAAGAAGGAGGGCACGCCCCAGGAGGGCTGGCCCCACGACTTCGACACGCTGGATGCATTCACCGCCTTCGTCGCGGACTCGGACGCGGCCACCTTCCGCACGGGCTTCCCGCAGCGGGCGAAGGCGAGCGACTACGAGGACTGGTGGATCTTCAACACGCTCATCCTCGGCACGGACTCGCAGGGGAAGAACGCGTACCACGTCTATGACCCGGCGGCCGGAGGCCCGTGGCGCTTCGTCCCGTGGGACCTCGACGCGAGCCTGGGGCAGAACTTCGACACCACCCGCTCGTCGCCCACCGCGCGCCTCACCTTCGCGGAAGACAACCTGCTCTTCGCGCGCATACTGTCCGAGCCGTCCATCGCCGGGCCTATGCGCGAGCGCTACCGGAAGCTCCTGCGCGACGAACTCAAGCTGGAGACGGTGCTCTCCCTCATCGACGGCTACGTGAAGGAGACGGCGCCCGCCGCGAAGCGCGACTGGGCGAAGTGGGGGCCGAAGTACAAGTCCTTCGCCTCGCCCACGGAGCCGCCGGAGAACGGCTACGCCAACTTCCCCAACTGGCACGCACGCACGGACTTCAACGAATACGAAGGCGAGGTGGAGTACGTGCGCCAGTGGGTGAAGACGCGCTGGCCCGCGCTCCAGCAACAACTGCCGTAG
- a CDS encoding alpha/beta fold hydrolase: MFRTVLAVAMLLLAVPNLASAQSKPKGARVTVNGMQMYYEVSGKGAPLIVLHGAYMNIPTMGAIIPKLAKTHQVYALEFQGHGRTTDIDRPITYPNLADDVAAFMDAVGLKKADVFGYSMGAAAALQFAIRHPEKVNKLAAASVAYDIEGWQPDFRAFIPQMKVEMFLEMPFAKEYRKLAANPDGFPELVRKLIALEKEPMAWEEQVKSLKTPVLIITGDADVATLEHSVAMFRLLGGGGAGDMGKPLPASRLAVLPATSHTAVITQPELLHAFIEPFLKGTTPKGMFEAP, translated from the coding sequence ATGTTCCGCACTGTTCTCGCTGTCGCAATGCTGCTGCTCGCCGTCCCGAACCTGGCCAGCGCCCAGTCAAAGCCGAAGGGTGCCCGCGTCACCGTGAACGGGATGCAGATGTATTACGAGGTGTCCGGCAAGGGAGCCCCGCTCATCGTCCTGCACGGCGCCTATATGAACATCCCGACGATGGGCGCCATCATCCCCAAGCTCGCCAAGACGCATCAGGTCTATGCGCTCGAGTTTCAGGGACACGGCCGCACCACGGACATCGACCGGCCCATCACCTACCCGAACCTGGCGGATGACGTCGCGGCCTTCATGGACGCGGTGGGACTCAAGAAGGCGGACGTGTTCGGCTATTCCATGGGAGCGGCCGCGGCGTTGCAGTTCGCCATCCGCCACCCGGAGAAGGTGAACAAGCTCGCCGCCGCTTCGGTCGCCTACGACATCGAGGGCTGGCAGCCCGACTTCAGGGCGTTCATCCCGCAGATGAAGGTGGAGATGTTCCTCGAGATGCCGTTCGCGAAGGAGTACCGGAAGCTCGCCGCCAACCCCGACGGTTTTCCGGAGCTGGTCCGGAAGCTGATTGCGCTCGAGAAGGAGCCGATGGCGTGGGAAGAGCAGGTGAAGTCGCTGAAGACTCCGGTGCTCATCATCACTGGCGATGCCGACGTTGCGACGCTCGAGCATTCGGTCGCCATGTTCCGGCTCCTCGGTGGTGGAGGCGCCGGCGACATGGGCAAGCCGCTGCCGGCCTCGCGCCTCGCCGTCCTTCCGGCGACGTCACACACCGCGGTCATCACGCAACCGGAGTTGTTGCACGCCTTCATCGAGCCCTTCCTGAAGGGCACCACGCCGAAGGGGATGTTCGAGGCTCCGTAA
- a CDS encoding SIR2 family NAD-dependent protein deacylase has product MTADLQRQMDQAAEWLAASHHAVAFTGAGISTDSGLPDFRGPDGVWTRRDAGLPPPKWGVEPSRVRPNASHLALVELERMGRLSFLISQNVDNLHLESGFPAERLAELHGNGRLMRCLGCEARFTFGQVGWDRRVWGEGYRSLRPLKGQPRCPLCKGRIVSSVVNFGDPLPAKELEAAFTHSAGCDVFFAIGSSLVVSPANDMPRMAVEAGAKLILLNRGETPFDDVADLRIDAGIGAVLPPVVERVKGLVAGKA; this is encoded by the coding sequence GTGACAGCCGACCTTCAGCGACAGATGGACCAGGCGGCCGAGTGGCTCGCCGCCAGTCACCATGCGGTGGCCTTCACCGGCGCCGGCATCAGCACCGACTCGGGCCTGCCGGACTTCCGCGGCCCGGATGGGGTGTGGACGCGGCGGGACGCGGGGCTGCCTCCGCCGAAGTGGGGCGTGGAGCCGTCCCGGGTCCGCCCCAATGCCTCGCACCTGGCGCTCGTTGAGCTGGAGCGGATGGGGCGGCTGTCGTTCCTCATCTCGCAGAACGTGGACAACCTTCATCTGGAGTCGGGCTTCCCGGCCGAGCGGCTCGCGGAGTTGCACGGCAACGGGAGGCTGATGCGCTGCCTGGGCTGCGAGGCGCGCTTCACCTTCGGCCAGGTGGGGTGGGACCGGCGCGTGTGGGGCGAGGGCTACCGCTCCCTGCGCCCGCTCAAGGGACAGCCGCGCTGCCCGCTGTGCAAGGGGCGCATCGTCTCCTCGGTGGTGAACTTCGGGGACCCGCTGCCGGCGAAGGAATTGGAGGCGGCCTTCACACACTCCGCCGGGTGCGACGTGTTCTTCGCCATCGGCTCGTCGCTGGTGGTGTCCCCGGCCAATGACATGCCTCGCATGGCGGTGGAGGCCGGGGCGAAGCTCATCCTGCTCAACCGGGGCGAGACGCCCTTCGACGATGTGGCGGACCTGCGCATCGATGCGGGCATCGGCGCGGTGCTGCCTCCCGTGGTGGAGCGCGTGAAGGGGCTCGTCGCCGGGAAGGCATGA
- the asnS gene encoding asparagine--tRNA ligase gives MQVVSVKKVLAGALEEGAKVEVRGWVRTRRDSKAGISFVNVSDGSTFDPIQVVAPATLPNYEKEVLHLTAGCSVVAKGTLVKSQGKGQAFEIQADEVQVLGFVDDPDTYPIQPKQHTLEFLREVAHLRVRTNTFGAITRVRHRAAAAIHRFFDEEGFFWVNTPIITASDAEGAGQMFRVSTLDTVNPPRTPEGKIDWHKDFFGKEAYLTVSGQLNVEAYCLAMSKVYTFGPTFRAENSNTTRHLAEFWMIEPEIAFADLNADADLAERFLKSVFKAVLADCGPDLKFFEERVQKGVIERLEKFINSSFERINYTDAIEILKKAKKKFEYAPEWGKDLQTEHERYLSEEHVGRPVVVMNYPEAIKSFYMRVNEDGKTVAAMDVLAPGIGEIIGGSQREERLDVLDARMKKFGLQPEHYAWYRDLRRYGTVPHAGFGLGFERLIVYMCGLQNIRDAIPYPRVPGWAQF, from the coding sequence ATGCAGGTCGTCAGTGTGAAGAAGGTCCTCGCGGGCGCACTGGAGGAAGGCGCGAAGGTGGAGGTCCGCGGCTGGGTGCGCACGCGGCGCGACTCGAAGGCGGGCATCAGCTTCGTCAACGTCAGCGACGGTTCCACCTTCGACCCCATCCAGGTCGTCGCCCCGGCCACGCTGCCCAATTACGAGAAGGAGGTGCTGCACCTCACCGCGGGCTGCTCCGTCGTCGCGAAGGGCACGCTGGTGAAGTCCCAGGGCAAGGGGCAGGCGTTCGAAATCCAGGCGGACGAGGTCCAGGTGCTGGGCTTCGTGGACGACCCGGACACCTACCCCATCCAGCCCAAGCAGCACACGCTGGAGTTCCTGCGCGAGGTGGCCCACCTGCGCGTGCGCACCAATACGTTTGGCGCCATTACGCGCGTGCGCCACCGCGCGGCCGCGGCCATCCACCGCTTCTTCGACGAGGAGGGGTTCTTCTGGGTCAACACGCCCATCATCACCGCCAGCGACGCGGAGGGCGCCGGGCAGATGTTCCGCGTCTCCACGCTGGACACCGTGAATCCGCCCCGCACGCCGGAAGGCAAGATTGACTGGCACAAGGACTTCTTCGGCAAGGAGGCCTACCTCACCGTCTCCGGCCAGCTCAACGTGGAGGCGTACTGCCTCGCCATGTCGAAGGTCTACACCTTCGGCCCCACCTTCCGGGCGGAGAACTCCAACACCACGCGCCACCTGGCCGAGTTCTGGATGATTGAGCCGGAAATCGCCTTCGCGGACCTCAACGCGGACGCGGACCTGGCCGAGCGCTTCCTCAAGTCCGTCTTCAAGGCCGTGCTCGCCGACTGCGGGCCGGACTTGAAGTTCTTCGAGGAGCGCGTGCAGAAGGGCGTCATCGAGCGCCTGGAGAAGTTCATCAACTCCAGCTTCGAGCGCATCAACTACACGGACGCCATCGAGATTCTCAAGAAGGCCAAGAAGAAGTTCGAGTACGCGCCGGAGTGGGGCAAGGACCTCCAGACGGAGCACGAGCGCTACCTCTCCGAGGAGCACGTGGGCCGGCCGGTGGTGGTGATGAACTACCCGGAGGCCATCAAGTCCTTCTACATGCGCGTCAACGAGGACGGGAAGACGGTGGCGGCCATGGACGTGCTGGCCCCCGGCATCGGCGAAATCATCGGCGGCAGCCAGCGCGAGGAGCGCCTGGACGTGCTCGACGCGCGCATGAAGAAGTTCGGCCTCCAGCCCGAGCACTACGCTTGGTACCGGGACTTGCGCCGCTACGGCACGGTGCCGCACGCGGGCTTCGGGCTCGGGTTCGAGCGGCTCATCGTCTACATGTGCGGGCTGCAGAACATCCGCGACGCCATTCCCTACCCGCGCGTGCCGGGCTGGGCGCAGTTCTAG
- a CDS encoding kinetoplast-associated protein, with product MATRTKSKRNVVARNRSAEATKAAFEDLAKKARNKPVVVSKEQEALDAHAKNVLADVSGLTAETAVKKVTEAGLTINKTLAGINEQVISLVEELKQLDEAIQLKTEELNGLHGKDVAASAIDVLVAEYDKKKAELEEEMERLQKDIEDTRAKAAAELATEREAAELARKRTEEAYAYDTQQLRKKEQDAFAEGLRQQAAVERDRKEKLEKEWATREEALKLREKELEDLRKQVSEFPQVLKKETDTASAIVGNRVKSEWDLKLTLATKDAETAQRVASMEIASLKETTAKQAQTIQTLQAELNEAKRQVQAIAEKALESASGARALAEVQGVIQSREFNKGK from the coding sequence ATGGCTACTCGCACCAAGTCCAAGCGCAACGTCGTCGCCCGCAACCGCTCCGCCGAGGCCACCAAGGCCGCCTTCGAGGACCTCGCCAAGAAGGCCCGCAACAAGCCCGTCGTCGTCTCCAAGGAGCAGGAGGCGCTCGACGCCCACGCCAAGAACGTGCTCGCGGACGTGTCCGGCCTCACCGCCGAGACGGCCGTGAAGAAGGTGACCGAGGCGGGCCTCACCATCAACAAGACGCTGGCCGGCATCAACGAGCAGGTCATCTCGCTGGTGGAGGAATTGAAGCAGCTCGACGAGGCCATCCAGCTCAAGACGGAGGAGCTGAACGGTCTGCACGGCAAGGACGTGGCCGCGAGCGCCATCGACGTGCTGGTGGCCGAGTACGACAAGAAGAAGGCGGAGCTCGAGGAGGAGATGGAGCGCCTGCAGAAGGACATCGAGGACACCCGCGCCAAGGCCGCCGCCGAGCTGGCCACGGAGCGCGAGGCCGCGGAGCTGGCCCGCAAGCGCACCGAGGAGGCGTATGCCTATGACACCCAGCAGCTCCGCAAGAAGGAGCAGGACGCCTTCGCGGAAGGGCTGCGTCAGCAGGCTGCCGTCGAGCGCGACCGCAAGGAGAAGCTGGAGAAGGAATGGGCCACGCGTGAGGAGGCCCTGAAGCTGCGCGAGAAGGAGCTGGAGGACCTGCGCAAGCAGGTGTCGGAGTTCCCGCAGGTCCTGAAGAAGGAGACGGACACCGCCTCTGCCATTGTGGGCAACCGCGTGAAGTCCGAGTGGGATTTGAAGCTCACGCTCGCCACGAAGGACGCGGAGACGGCGCAGCGCGTGGCCAGCATGGAGATTGCCTCGCTGAAGGAGACGACGGCGAAGCAGGCGCAGACCATCCAGACGCTCCAGGCCGAGCTGAACGAGGCGAAGCGTCAGGTCCAGGCGATTGCGGAGAAGGCCCTCGAGTCCGCCTCCGGCGCCCGCGCCCTGGCCGAGGTGCAGGGCGTCATCCAGAGCCGCGAGTTCAACAAGGGCAAGTAG
- a CDS encoding Gfo/Idh/MocA family protein, with protein MRRIRVGIIGASAGGGWGTLAHLPALKALPQQYEVTAVSTTRQESADATARRFEVPHAFSRAEALVSHPDVDLVVVSVKAPEHERLVRLATDAGKHVLCEWPLGTTTAQAAGLLKGAEAAGVRHVVGLQRRLAPGVRYVKDLIADGYVGRLRSVTLYGAIPMMGERRPAGHVYTADAANGANTLTIFTAHYLDTLRAMVGGFRDVSAVVARQFEHTTVIETGERLPVTSPDQVLIHGTLTSGAVASVHIESGKRSGGDIRLTFTGTEGDLVLDAGLAVSGTRGEGSALEPLPTPEKYLWLPRTGLGPEALDIGHLYVALARDWAEGTRLAPTFHDALALHRLLDTLVESSTTGRRLHWEG; from the coding sequence ATGCGCAGGATTCGAGTGGGAATCATCGGAGCGAGCGCGGGTGGGGGCTGGGGCACGCTGGCGCACCTGCCGGCGCTGAAGGCCCTGCCCCAGCAGTACGAAGTCACGGCGGTGAGCACCACGCGGCAGGAGAGCGCGGACGCGACGGCCCGCCGCTTCGAGGTCCCCCACGCCTTCAGCCGTGCTGAGGCGCTGGTGAGTCACCCCGACGTGGACCTGGTGGTGGTCTCCGTGAAGGCGCCGGAGCACGAGCGGCTCGTCCGGCTGGCCACGGACGCCGGCAAGCATGTGCTCTGCGAGTGGCCCCTGGGCACCACCACCGCGCAGGCGGCGGGACTGTTGAAGGGCGCCGAGGCCGCGGGCGTCCGCCACGTGGTGGGCCTGCAGCGGCGGCTCGCGCCCGGGGTGCGCTACGTGAAGGATTTGATTGCGGACGGGTATGTGGGCCGTCTGCGCTCGGTGACGCTGTACGGGGCCATTCCCATGATGGGAGAGCGGCGCCCGGCTGGCCACGTCTACACCGCAGACGCGGCGAATGGGGCCAACACCCTCACCATCTTCACCGCGCACTACCTGGACACGCTGCGGGCCATGGTCGGCGGGTTCCGGGACGTGTCCGCCGTCGTCGCCCGCCAGTTCGAGCACACCACCGTCATCGAGACGGGAGAGCGGCTGCCCGTCACCTCACCGGACCAGGTGTTGATTCACGGCACGCTGACGAGCGGGGCGGTGGCCTCCGTGCACATCGAGAGCGGCAAGCGCAGCGGCGGAGACATCCGCCTCACCTTCACCGGCACGGAGGGAGACCTCGTCCTCGATGCGGGCCTCGCGGTGTCCGGGACGCGGGGCGAAGGCAGTGCGCTGGAGCCGCTGCCCACGCCCGAGAAATACCTGTGGCTGCCTCGCACGGGCCTGGGCCCGGAGGCGCTCGACATCGGTCACCTCTACGTGGCCCTCGCCAGGGATTGGGCCGAGGGCACCCGCCTCGCCCCGACGTTCCACGACGCGCTCGCGCTGCACCGGCTGCTCGACACGCTCGTGGAGTCCTCGACGACGGGGCGAAGGCTGCACTGGGAGGGCTGA